The genomic window GGGATCCACTTCGCCGGTTACTTCCAGGCGTACCAGGAAAGAGTGGCCATGCAGCCGGCCACACTTGTGCCCCGCGGGGACATGCGGCAAACGGTGGGCGGATTCAAAGGTAAAATCTTTATATAACGTGGTAATCACTGTCGCTTCTCTTCAACTACATTAACTGCATGATAACGGTTAGCGCGCTATGATGCCATGTCTGGCGCCGCCGGCAACCCCGGGTGCGAAAAATGCGGTTAACCTGGTGGCCAGCCCGCATCGATCGCGCCGGCGCCTTCACAGTGTAAAGTGTACGCGCATTCGGCGGACCTGTTCTATCGATAATTCCGGTAAGTTTAAGCTTATTTATACCTTATGATGTTTAGTTATTTATTATTCACATCGCATCCTTTATTGTGGACCGGCGAGTGATTAACATTACAAACTCTAATGATCTTTATGGCCCGGCCCGGCGTGCCGGCACAAGGAACTGCCTACCCCCATGACGAAACAGGCCCCCCCTACGACAGTGCTGCCGCTAAGCGAGGAGCAGCTGGATCGCTTACAGACAGCGACTGGTGATTTATCTCCCCTGCAGCTGGCTTGGATTTCGGGTTATTTCTGGGGGCGGGTGGCGGAAGGGAAGCCCGCCGTGCCGCCGCCGTCGCAAAGTGCCGCCGCAGCGGCACCCATTACGCTAATTAGCGCCTCCCAGACCGGTAACGCACGCCGGTTGGCGGAGCAACTGCGCGATGATCTTATCGCCGCCCGGCTTGATGTGGTGCTGATTAACGCGGGTGACTACAAATTCAAGCAGATCGCGCAGGAAAAATTGCTGCTGATAATCACCTCCACTCAAGGGGAGGGCGATCCGCCGGAAGAGGCAGTCGCATTATATAAGTATTTATTTTCCAAGAAAGCGCCCGCACTACCGTCGACGCAATTCGCAGTCTTCGGCCTCGGCGACAGCTCTTATGAGCATTTTGCCAAAACCGGCAAAGATTTCGACAGCCGGCTCGCGGAGCTTGGGGCGCAGCGCCTGCATGACCGCGTGGATGCCGATGTGGATTATCAGGCGCAGGCCGAGACCTGGCGTGCCGCCATCGTTGAACAGCTGAAGTCCCGGGTAGCCGTCGCCAGCCCGGCGCAGCAGCAGCTGGCGGCCAGCGGTAACGTTAACGAGGTGGATTCCAGTCCTTACACCAAAGAGGCGCCGCTCACCGCGCATTTGGCGCTGAGCCAGAAGATCACCAGCCGTCAGTCGCTCAAAGATGTGCGCCATTTGGAGATCGATCTGACCGATTCTGGCCTGCGTTATCAGCCTGGCGACGCGCTGGGGGTATGGTATGAAAACGATCCGGCGCTTATCTGTGAACTGCTGGCGCTTTTGTGGCTCAAGGGTAAGGGTGATGAGCCGGTCCCGGTGGCCGGGCAGACGCTGCCCCTTGCTGAGGCGTTGCAAAAGCATTACGAGTTGACGCAAAACACCCCGGCCATTGTGGCAGGCTATGCCGCCTTCGCCCGGGACGAGGCGTTGTTGGCCGTGGTGGCGGATAAAGCGCAATTACAACAGTTCGCGCTTGCGACGCCGATTGTCGACATGGTGCGCCGCGCGCCCATCGAGCTGAGCGCCGAACAGTTGCTGTCGCTGCTGCGGCCGCTGACGCCGCGTTTGTATTCCATCGCGTCGTCGCAGGCGGAAGTCGGCGAGGAAGTGCATATCACGGTCGGCGTGGTGCGTTACGAGATCGATGGCCGGCCGCGTACCGGCGGCGCCAGCGGCTATCTGGCCGATCGGTTGGGAGAAGATGATGAATTGCGGGTGTTTATCGAGCATAACGATAATTTCCGCTTGCCGGGCGATCCCAATACACCGGTCATCATGATAGGGCCGGGCACCGGGATTGCGCCTTTCCGCGCTTTTTTGCAGCAGCGCGAAGCCGACGGCGCCCCGGGCCAGAACTGGCTGTTTTTCGGTAATCCCCATTTCACCGATGATTTTCTTTATCAGGTGGAATGGCAGCGTTATGTCAAAGAGAGGCTTCTGACCAAAATCAGTCTCGCCTGGTCGCGGGATCAGGCGGAAAAGATCTATGTGCAGGATAGAGTGCGCGAGCAGGGCGCCGAAGTGTGGCGCTGGATCCAGCAGGGTGCGCATATTTATGTCTGCGGCGACGCCAATCGTATGGCCCGTGATGTCGAGCAGGCGCTGGTGGCGGTGGTGGCCGAGTATGGCTGCATGGACCCTGAGCAGGCGGACGAATATTTGAGTGAGCTGCGCATTGAGCGCCGTTATCAGCGGGATGTCTATTGATGAGCGAACAACAACCGAAAGCCAAATTTTCCGACAATGAGCGGTTAAAAGGCGAAAGCCGTTTTCTGCGTGGCACCATCGCGCAAGATTTGCAGGACGGGCTGACCGGCGGCTTCAATGGCGATAACTTTCAGCTGATCCGCTTTCACGGTATGTACCAGCAAGACGATCGCGATCTGCGCGCTGAGCGCGCCGAGGAGAAGCTGGAGCCGTTGATTAACATGATGCTGCGCTGCCGCCTGCCGGGCGGTGTGATTACACCGCAACAATGGCTGGGCATCGACGCGTTCGCCGCCGAGCAGACCCTTTACGGCAGTATCCGTCTGACTACCCGGCAAACCTTCCAGTTTCACGGCGTACTGAAGCCGAAGCTGAAAGGGATGCATCAATTGTTGCACTGTTTGGGGCTGGACTCTATCGCCACCGCCGGCGACGTCAACCGCAATGTCCTGTGCACCTCCAATCCGGTGGAATCGGTGCTGCACCGACAGGCCTGGGAATGGGCGAAAAAAATCTCCGAACATCTGCTGCCGAAAACCCGCGCCTATGCGGAAATCTGGCTGGACGGCGAAAAGACCGAAACCACCGATCAAGAGCCGATCCTGGGGCCGACCTATTTGCCGCGTAAATTTAAAACCACGGTGGTGGTGCCGCCGCTCAATGACGTGGATCTGCATGCCAACGATCTCAATTTTGTTGCCATCAGCGATAACGGCCAATTGGTCGGGTTTAACGTGCTGGTGGGCGGCGGCCTGGCGATGACCCACGGCGATAAGAGCACCTATCCGCGCAAGGCCAGCGAATTCGGTTTCATCGCTTTGGACGACACGCTGAAAATCGCTGAAGCGGTGGTCACCACGCAGCGTGATTGGGGTAACCGCTCCAACCGCAAGAACGCCAAGACCAAGTACACCCTGGAGAGCGAAGGCGTCGGCGCGTTTCGGGAAGAGGTGGAGGTGCGCGCGGGGGTGCAGTTTGCCCCTATCCGGCCCTACGCCTTTACCGAGCGCGGCGATCGCTTCGGCTGGGTTAAGGGGATCGATAACCAATGGCACCTAACGCTGTTTATCGAAAACGGCCGCATCCTCGATTATCCGGATCGCACGCTGAAAACCGGCCTGGCGGAAATTGCCCGCAGGCACAAAGGAGACTTCCGCCTGACCGCCAATCAGAACCTGATTATTGCCGGCGTCGATAAGAAGGACAAAGCGGCTATTGAGGCGCTGGCGCGTCGGCACGGGCTGATTAACGATGATGCCACCCCCCAACGCAAAGCGTCCATGGCCTGCGTGGCGTTTCCCACCTGTCCGCTGGCGATGGCTGAAGCGGAACGTTTCCTGCCGCAGTTTGTCAGCAATGTGGAAACCATCATGTCGGGACATGGGCTGGCGGAGGACGAGATTATCCTGCGCGTGACCGGCTGCTCTAACGGGTGCGGCCGCGCGATGCTGGCGGAAATCGGGCTGGTGGGTAAAGCCATCGGCCGCTATAACTTGTACTTGGGCGGCGATCGCATCGGTACCCGGATACCGCGCATATACCGGGAAAATATCACCGAAGACGAAATTCTGAGCATCATCGATGACACCGCGGGCCGCTGGGCGCGTGAGCGTCAGCCGCAGGAGTCCTACGGCGATTATCTGGTGCGGGCCGGGATAGTGCGCCCGGTGGTTGATTCGGCGCGCGACTTTTACGATTAAGCTGAGAGAATGGCATGAGCGATTGGGATCTCGGCGAATTGAATGCGCTGGAAAAAGCGCAGCAGACGGCGGCGCTGGCGGCGGTGAACCAGCAGTTGGAAAGTCAGACGGCTGAACAGCGGGTCGCCTGGGCGCTGGAACATTTGCCGGAGCAGGCGGTGCTGTCATCGAGCTTTGGCATTCAGGCCGCGGTCAGCCTGCGTTTGGTGACGCGCCAGCGTCCAGATATTCCGGTTATTCTGACCGACACCGGGTATCTGTTCCCGGAGACCTATCGCTTTATCGATGAGCTGACAGAGACGCTGGGGCTGAACCTGCAAATCTTTCGCGCCACGACCTCGCCGGCCTGGCAAGAAGCGCGCTACGGCAAACTGTGGGAGCAGGGCGTTGAGGGGATCGAACGCTATAACCAGCTCAACAAGGTGGAGCCGATGAATCGCGCGCTGGCGACTCTGGGCGCGGGGACCTGGTTTGCGGGTCTGCGGCGCGAGCAGTCCGGCAGCCGCGCCCACCTGCCGGTGCTGGCGATTCAGCGCGGCGTCTTCAAGCTGCTGCCCATTATCGACTGGGATAATCGGCAGGTATACCAATACCTTACCCGTCACGGCCTCAGCTATCATCCCTTGTGGGAACAGGGTTACCTGTCTGTGGGTGACACTCACACGACGCGCAAGTGTGAGCCCGGCATGAGCGAAGAAGAGACGCGCTTCTTCGGGTTGAAACGCGAATGCGGGTTGCATGAAGGCTAAGATTCTGCCCCGTTGGGGGGAGAGGGAAAAGCCCGGGGCGGATGCCCCTTGAGTGCAGTTGTGGGCGCCGGAGGGCGCTATTTTGGATTTACCTCAGTCGGGACGGTCCTCTAAGCTCCGTCCGCGGCGGAGCGGGGGCTTGTTCAGGTTTGCGTGCTGGCGCGGTTCGTTTTCGCCGTGGCCTTCACCTGGGCGCCGGTGGGTTCGCGCAGTAACGGCCGCAGCAGGATCAGACCATCGCGGGTACGCCGTGCCAGTTGACCATGCAGGTGGCGGTCCAGCCACAATAGGTTATCCTGCTGGCTCTGGTAACACACCGTGCCCTGCGGGATGTAGGCGCTGACTTTCCGTTGCAGGCAACTGTCGCCGGCAACGCCGGAAGTGATATCCAGCACCGGTAGCTCGGCGCGGGCGAACGGCAGCAATGGTGACGGGCACGCCAGCCCGCGCGAAGTTACTGATGGATCAGCAGCGGTATGCTGGCGCGGCGGGCCTGCGCGCGCAGGGCGTTAATTTGCGGCAATAGCGCGTTCGCGCCTGCCAGCAGCTGATAATCGACGCGCAGCTTTTCGCAGGCGATGAGCTGCTGTAGATCCACCACCAGCCGCGTTTGCTGTTTCTCCGGCGGCGACACGCGATCAAGGTAGTCCTGGCTGCCTGCCAAATCGGGCGTGACGGCGCTCAACGCCACGAAACGCACGCCGGAGCGCAGCGGCAGGCGTCCCAGATCGCGCGCCAGCGCCAGCATGATACCGATCCCGGCGGCATTGTCGTCCACCCCCTGCAGCGTCAACCCCCCGAGGTTGTGGTTCAGATCGCGATCGTTGCGCGGCAGGTAGGTGTCGAGGTGGGCGATAACCAGAATCTCCCCTTGCCCGGCCAGGCCGGCTTTGGCGGCGATAGTAGAACTGGCGGTAATGCGCTGCCAGTCCACTCGTTCGCCCGGCGCGCCATAGCGATAGCGGGTATTGAAAGCGCGCAGATAGCTCTGATAGCCCAGCGCGCGAAATTGTTGCTGCAGGTGCTCGGCGGCCAGCAGCTCCGTAGGACTGCCCGCCATGCGCCCGGGAAAATAGGTGGCGATAGCGCGGGTTTGCTCTTGGGCGTAGCGTTCGGGAGAGAGAGGAGAAGCGGCCTGGGCGGCCTGCGTCAGTCCAGCGCTTACGAACAGCCAGAGCGCAATACGCAGGCAAGCGGGGTAACGCATAACGGAAAGTCCTTGTTTACCGGAATGGCCTCAATATTCGGCCGCGCAACTGTCGGCTATAGTATGGGGCGGCGACGGCGGCAAAACAATTCCGTTTCGCTGGAAAGTCAATGGTGTCGTTATTCCATAAAGGTAAATCAAATTCCAATTAAGAATTTCATATACCATAAATGGTCGACGTATAGTCATTATATTACTAAACACGAACAGAAAGGTTGCTGTGGAATATTTACCGCTATTTGCCGATCTCAGGCGTCGTCCGGTACTGGTGGTTGGCGGTGGCGAGGTGGCCGCGCGCAAAATTCAACTGTTAATGCGCGCCGGTGCGCAAATCATAGTGGCGGCGCGGGCTTTATGCCCGGCGCTTGAGGAAATCCGCCAGGCCGGCGGTCTGTCCTGGCTAGGCGAATCGTTTGAACCGGCCATGCTGGACGACGTTTTCCTGGTGATCGCCGCCACCGATGATGCGGCGCTGAATGCCAGGGTCTCCCAGTGCGCCGAACAGCGCCATCTGCTGGCCAATGTGGTGGACGACCAGCCGTACTGCTCATTTATCTTTCCCTCAATTATCGATCGCGCCCCCATCGTAGTGGCCATCTCCTCCAGCGGTACGGCGCCGGTGCTCGCGCGCATCCTGCGCGAGAAACTGGAATCGATTCTTCCGACCTTTCTCGGCCCCATGGCTGCCATAGCGGGCGCCTGGCGCGGCCGGGTAAAGCAGCGGATCCGCAGCATGGCCGGCCGTCGCCGGTTCTGGGAGAAAGCGCTCAATGGCCGCTTTGCCAGTCTGATGGCGCAGGGGCGGCTGGAACAGGCCGAACAGGCGCTGGAGCAGGCCCTGAACGCGGGCCCGGAACACGGGGGCGAGGTGGCGTTGGTCGGCGCCGGCCCCGGCGATAGCGGGCTATTGACGCTGCGCGGGCTGCAATTGATGCAGCAGGCGGATGTGGTGCTGTATGACTATCTGGTAAGCCCTGAAGTTCTCGAACTGGTGCGCCGCGATGCGGAGCGGATTTGCGCGGGCAAGCGCGTCGGCGAGCACTCGATGCCGCAGCAGGAGATCAATCGCCTGTTGGTGACGCTAGCGCAGCAGGGCAAAAAGGTGGTGCGGCTTAAAGGGGGAGATCCCTTTATTTTCGGCCGCGGCGGCGAAGAGCTGCAAGCCGTGGCGACGGCGGGCATACCC from Sodalis glossinidius str. 'morsitans' includes these protein-coding regions:
- a CDS encoding M28 family peptidase, yielding MRYPACLRIALWLFVSAGLTQAAQAASPLSPERYAQEQTRAIATYFPGRMAGSPTELLAAEHLQQQFRALGYQSYLRAFNTRYRYGAPGERVDWQRITASSTIAAKAGLAGQGEILVIAHLDTYLPRNDRDLNHNLGGLTLQGVDDNAAGIGIMLALARDLGRLPLRSGVRFVALSAVTPDLAGSQDYLDRVSPPEKQQTRLVVDLQQLIACEKLRVDYQLLAGANALLPQINALRAQARRASIPLLIHQ
- the cysG gene encoding siroheme synthase CysG: MEYLPLFADLRRRPVLVVGGGEVAARKIQLLMRAGAQIIVAARALCPALEEIRQAGGLSWLGESFEPAMLDDVFLVIAATDDAALNARVSQCAEQRHLLANVVDDQPYCSFIFPSIIDRAPIVVAISSSGTAPVLARILREKLESILPTFLGPMAAIAGAWRGRVKQRIRSMAGRRRFWEKALNGRFASLMAQGRLEQAEQALEQALNAGPEHGGEVALVGAGPGDSGLLTLRGLQLMQQADVVLYDYLVSPEVLELVRRDAERICAGKRVGEHSMPQQEINRLLVTLAQQGKKVVRLKGGDPFIFGRGGEELQAVATAGIPFQVVSGITAAAGATAYAGIPLTHREHAQSITFITGHLRDGADALDWQALARGRQTLAIYMGVVKAAEISSQLIRHGRSAQTPVAVISRGTCSDQYVQTGTLEALDQLAQKAPTPALVVIGEVVALHHEINWFGQQNLAAQKRASVVNLA
- the cysJ gene encoding NADPH-dependent assimilatory sulfite reductase flavoprotein subunit, which produces MTKQAPPTTVLPLSEEQLDRLQTATGDLSPLQLAWISGYFWGRVAEGKPAVPPPSQSAAAAAPITLISASQTGNARRLAEQLRDDLIAARLDVVLINAGDYKFKQIAQEKLLLIITSTQGEGDPPEEAVALYKYLFSKKAPALPSTQFAVFGLGDSSYEHFAKTGKDFDSRLAELGAQRLHDRVDADVDYQAQAETWRAAIVEQLKSRVAVASPAQQQLAASGNVNEVDSSPYTKEAPLTAHLALSQKITSRQSLKDVRHLEIDLTDSGLRYQPGDALGVWYENDPALICELLALLWLKGKGDEPVPVAGQTLPLAEALQKHYELTQNTPAIVAGYAAFARDEALLAVVADKAQLQQFALATPIVDMVRRAPIELSAEQLLSLLRPLTPRLYSIASSQAEVGEEVHITVGVVRYEIDGRPRTGGASGYLADRLGEDDELRVFIEHNDNFRLPGDPNTPVIMIGPGTGIAPFRAFLQQREADGAPGQNWLFFGNPHFTDDFLYQVEWQRYVKERLLTKISLAWSRDQAEKIYVQDRVREQGAEVWRWIQQGAHIYVCGDANRMARDVEQALVAVVAEYGCMDPEQADEYLSELRIERRYQRDVY
- the cysI gene encoding assimilatory sulfite reductase (NADPH) hemoprotein subunit → MSEQQPKAKFSDNERLKGESRFLRGTIAQDLQDGLTGGFNGDNFQLIRFHGMYQQDDRDLRAERAEEKLEPLINMMLRCRLPGGVITPQQWLGIDAFAAEQTLYGSIRLTTRQTFQFHGVLKPKLKGMHQLLHCLGLDSIATAGDVNRNVLCTSNPVESVLHRQAWEWAKKISEHLLPKTRAYAEIWLDGEKTETTDQEPILGPTYLPRKFKTTVVVPPLNDVDLHANDLNFVAISDNGQLVGFNVLVGGGLAMTHGDKSTYPRKASEFGFIALDDTLKIAEAVVTTQRDWGNRSNRKNAKTKYTLESEGVGAFREEVEVRAGVQFAPIRPYAFTERGDRFGWVKGIDNQWHLTLFIENGRILDYPDRTLKTGLAEIARRHKGDFRLTANQNLIIAGVDKKDKAAIEALARRHGLINDDATPQRKASMACVAFPTCPLAMAEAERFLPQFVSNVETIMSGHGLAEDEIILRVTGCSNGCGRAMLAEIGLVGKAIGRYNLYLGGDRIGTRIPRIYRENITEDEILSIIDDTAGRWARERQPQESYGDYLVRAGIVRPVVDSARDFYD
- a CDS encoding phosphoadenylyl-sulfate reductase; translated protein: MSDWDLGELNALEKAQQTAALAAVNQQLESQTAEQRVAWALEHLPEQAVLSSSFGIQAAVSLRLVTRQRPDIPVILTDTGYLFPETYRFIDELTETLGLNLQIFRATTSPAWQEARYGKLWEQGVEGIERYNQLNKVEPMNRALATLGAGTWFAGLRREQSGSRAHLPVLAIQRGVFKLLPIIDWDNRQVYQYLTRHGLSYHPLWEQGYLSVGDTHTTRKCEPGMSEEETRFFGLKRECGLHEG